Proteins encoded by one window of Amaranthus tricolor cultivar Red isolate AtriRed21 chromosome 4, ASM2621246v1, whole genome shotgun sequence:
- the LOC130810635 gene encoding serine/threonine-protein phosphatase 7 long form homolog isoform X2, whose protein sequence is MAMPGPVDPSVLTLQATHRSVAAWEGSTAQLVTRQHYQASTLRWEVDDRVLDVVELAGFRYIHRLLGGGLELDRALITALVERWRPETHTFHLTVGEATITLQDVAVIMGLPVEGQAVIGHGEGNWPAFVHELLGVWPENPQDPSQPKIIVGSSLKLTWLRQHFSALEDDADDVTVDRHARAYILYLFGCILFPDKSGDSVQLIYLPLLGDLERVDEYSWGSATLAYLYRNLCRASRKGAKDMGGCLMLLQIWSWEHIHIGRPIIRTVRPDGQHDQEDDADDFEPILGSQHRRGMDPLAVSWLRVYLSRSHSPHTLVYYRDALDRQRDEQPYTAAKMEALPHICTSSHEIWRSRCPLICFDIVELHLPDRVMRQFGLEQVIPQACDTQRQLHAIDRRTGDKNYLVRHRSHVDAWNDRASTLVGGDNFTGHSSAMYMSWYRRISILRLTNIAFAQPGSHYHPTSTLLAERIRSVLIQCNDTIQGAATSPVDVGYRLCSQTLGSINASLTDALSQAGYEYLIPTPPVIGDVDDTFHTPSPRSSAHRGSSSGGSSSRSTRGRQRSSTQGRSSRSPSTSATMSPFVPPSSINTPPPHPSPPQRIITYQRASQRRAPTLNVIAEVDEFTPSSSTGAQNKRGRGL, encoded by the exons atggcgatgccgggcccagttgatccatcagtgcttacgcttcaggcgacacacaggagcgtagctgcgtgggagggctccactgcccaattggttactcgtcagcactaccaggcgagtacgttacggtgggaggtggatgacagggtatTAGACGTAGTCGAGCTAGCTGGTTTTAGATACATTCACCggttgttgggcgggggcttagagctcgatcgagcacttatcactgcattggtggagaggtggaggccggagacacataccttccacctcacagttggcgaggcaacgatcacgttgcaagatgtggcagttatcaTGGGACTGCCGGTTGAAGGACAAGCAGTCATTGGTCATGGggagggaaattggccagcattcgtacatgagctgctaggggtttggccggaaaaccctcaagacccctcacagccgaagatcatcgttggatcgtcattgaagctgacttggctTCGACAGCATTTTAGCGCGCTTGAGGATGATGCAGATGATGTGACGGTTGACAGACATGCCCGAGCTTACAttttgtacctgtttggatgcatcttgtttccggacaagagcggcgactcggtacagttgatctatctccctctactgggagacttggagcgcgtagatgagtacagttggggaagtgctaccctagcgtatctgtatcgtaacttatgtcgagcatctcgtaagggtgccaaggacatgggtggatgcttgatgttgttacagatatggtcatgggagcacattcatatagggaggcccattATTCGGACGGTTCGACCggatgggcaacatgatcaggaagatgacgcggatgattttgaaccgatattagggtcacagcatcggcgcgggatggatcctttggcagtaag ctggcttcgcgtatatctttcgagatcccactccccacatactctcgtctactacagggacgcactagatcgacaacgggacgagcag ccttacacagcggctaagatggaagctctaccgcacatatgtacatcgagccacgagatttggagatcgcgttgtcctcttatttgctttgacatcgtcgagctacatctcccggatcgtgtcatgcgtcaattcggtttggagcaggtaattccgcaagcctgtgacacccaacgtcaactacatgcgatcgatcggaggactggggacaagaactacctcgtacgacatagatcgcatgtagatgcgtggaacgaccgagcatctacattggttggaggagataacttcacaggtcatagctctgctatgtacatgagttggtacaggcgcatctccatattacgcctaacgaacattgcatttgcgcagccaggatcacattaccatccgacatctacgttactg gctgagcgcatccgatcggtgttgatacaatgtaatgacacgattcaaggggccgctacatcgccagttgacgtgggctatcggctatgttctcagaccttaggctccattaatgcgtcgttgaccgatgcattgagtcaagcaggttatgagtacctcataccgactccacccgtcattggcgacgtagatgacacattccacactccttctccaaggagttcagcccatcgaggtagctcttccggaggatccagttctcggtccacaagaggccgccagcgttcatctactcagggtcggtcttccagatcgccatcgacatccgctactatgtcgccgttcgttcccccgtcttccatcaacactcctccgccacatccatcgcctccgcaaaggattatcacatatcagcgtgctagtcaacgacgagctcctactcttaatgtcattgcggaggttgacgagttcacaccatcatcatccaccggtgcacaaaacaaaaggggccgggggttgtag
- the LOC130810635 gene encoding serine/threonine-protein phosphatase 7 long form homolog isoform X1, with protein MAMPGPVDPSVLTLQATHRSVAAWEGSTAQLVTRQHYQASTLRWEVDDRVLDVVELAGFRYIHRLLGGGLELDRALITALVERWRPETHTFHLTVGEATITLQDVAVIMGLPVEGQAVIGHGEGNWPAFVHELLGVWPENPQDPSQPKIIVGSSLKLTWLRQHFSALEDDADDVTVDRHARAYILYLFGCILFPDKSGDSVQLIYLPLLGDLERVDEYSWGSATLAYLYRNLCRASRKGAKDMGGCLMLLQIWSWEHIHIGRPIIRTVRPDGQHDQEDDADDFEPILGSQHRRGMDPLAVSWLRVYLSRSHSPHTLVYYRDALDRQRDEQMTWQPYTAAKMEALPHICTSSHEIWRSRCPLICFDIVELHLPDRVMRQFGLEQVIPQACDTQRQLHAIDRRTGDKNYLVRHRSHVDAWNDRASTLVGGDNFTGHSSAMYMSWYRRISILRLTNIAFAQPGSHYHPTSTLLAERIRSVLIQCNDTIQGAATSPVDVGYRLCSQTLGSINASLTDALSQAGYEYLIPTPPVIGDVDDTFHTPSPRSSAHRGSSSGGSSSRSTRGRQRSSTQGRSSRSPSTSATMSPFVPPSSINTPPPHPSPPQRIITYQRASQRRAPTLNVIAEVDEFTPSSSTGAQNKRGRGL; from the exons atggcgatgccgggcccagttgatccatcagtgcttacgcttcaggcgacacacaggagcgtagctgcgtgggagggctccactgcccaattggttactcgtcagcactaccaggcgagtacgttacggtgggaggtggatgacagggtatTAGACGTAGTCGAGCTAGCTGGTTTTAGATACATTCACCggttgttgggcgggggcttagagctcgatcgagcacttatcactgcattggtggagaggtggaggccggagacacataccttccacctcacagttggcgaggcaacgatcacgttgcaagatgtggcagttatcaTGGGACTGCCGGTTGAAGGACAAGCAGTCATTGGTCATGGggagggaaattggccagcattcgtacatgagctgctaggggtttggccggaaaaccctcaagacccctcacagccgaagatcatcgttggatcgtcattgaagctgacttggctTCGACAGCATTTTAGCGCGCTTGAGGATGATGCAGATGATGTGACGGTTGACAGACATGCCCGAGCTTACAttttgtacctgtttggatgcatcttgtttccggacaagagcggcgactcggtacagttgatctatctccctctactgggagacttggagcgcgtagatgagtacagttggggaagtgctaccctagcgtatctgtatcgtaacttatgtcgagcatctcgtaagggtgccaaggacatgggtggatgcttgatgttgttacagatatggtcatgggagcacattcatatagggaggcccattATTCGGACGGTTCGACCggatgggcaacatgatcaggaagatgacgcggatgattttgaaccgatattagggtcacagcatcggcgcgggatggatcctttggcagtaag ctggcttcgcgtatatctttcgagatcccactccccacatactctcgtctactacagggacgcactagatcgacaacgggacgagcag atgacatggcagccttacacagcggctaagatggaagctctaccgcacatatgtacatcgagccacgagatttggagatcgcgttgtcctcttatttgctttgacatcgtcgagctacatctcccggatcgtgtcatgcgtcaattcggtttggagcaggtaattccgcaagcctgtgacacccaacgtcaactacatgcgatcgatcggaggactggggacaagaactacctcgtacgacatagatcgcatgtagatgcgtggaacgaccgagcatctacattggttggaggagataacttcacaggtcatagctctgctatgtacatgagttggtacaggcgcatctccatattacgcctaacgaacattgcatttgcgcagccaggatcacattaccatccgacatctacgttactg gctgagcgcatccgatcggtgttgatacaatgtaatgacacgattcaaggggccgctacatcgccagttgacgtgggctatcggctatgttctcagaccttaggctccattaatgcgtcgttgaccgatgcattgagtcaagcaggttatgagtacctcataccgactccacccgtcattggcgacgtagatgacacattccacactccttctccaaggagttcagcccatcgaggtagctcttccggaggatccagttctcggtccacaagaggccgccagcgttcatctactcagggtcggtcttccagatcgccatcgacatccgctactatgtcgccgttcgttcccccgtcttccatcaacactcctccgccacatccatcgcctccgcaaaggattatcacatatcagcgtgctagtcaacgacgagctcctactcttaatgtcattgcggaggttgacgagttcacaccatcatcatccaccggtgcacaaaacaaaaggggccgggggttgtag
- the LOC130811003 gene encoding cell division control protein 2 homolog: protein MDQYEKVEKIGEGTYGVVYKARDKVTNETIALKKIRLEQEDEGVPSTAIREISLLKEMQHGNIVRLQDVVHSEKRLYLVFEYLDLDLKKHMDSCPEFAKDPRMIKRFLYQILRGIAYCHSHRVLHRDLKPQNLLIDRQTNALKLADFGLARAFGIPVRTFTHEVVTLWYRAPEILLGSRHYSTPVDVWSVGCIFAEMVNQKPLFPGDSEIDELFKIFRTLGTPNDETWPGVTSLPDFKSSFPKWNPKDLSTVVPNLDPAGIDLLNKMLCLDPSKRITARNALEHEYFKDIGFVP from the exons ATGGACCAG TATGAAAAAGTTGAGAAGATTGGTGAGGGAACTTATGGTGTGGTCTATAAGGCGCGCGACAAGGTTACAAATGAGACTATTGCTTTGAAGAAAATCAGGTTGGAGCAGGAGGACGAGGGAGTTCCTAGCACAGCAATTAGAGAAATCTCCCTCTTGAAAGAGATGCAGCATGGAAACATTGTGAG GTTGCAGGATGTAGTTCACAGCGAGAAGCGCTTATATTTGGTTTTTGAGTATCTAGACCTTGATTTGAAGAAACACATGGATTCATGCCCTGAATTTGCTAAGGATCCACGCATGATAAAA AGGTTTCTTTATCAAATTCTACGAGGTATCGCGTATTGCCACTCTCATAGGGTCCTGCACCGAGACCTGAAGCCACAAAATTTGCTGATAGATCGTCAAACTAATGCACTCAAACTTGCGGATTTTGGATTAGCAAGGGCCTTTGGTATTCCTGTGAGGACTTTTACTCATGAG GTGGTGACATTGTGGTACAGAGCTCCTGAAATATTGCTTGGATCTCGCCATTACTCCACTCCAGTAGATGTGTGGTCTGTGGGTTGTATTTTTGCTGAGATGGTGAATCAGAAACCATTATTTCCTGGAGATTCGGAGATTGATGAGCTTTTCAAGATTTTCAG GACCTTGGGTACTCCAAATGATGAGACATGGCCTGGCGTGACCTCCCTACCCGACTTTAAATCTTCGTTCCCTAAATGGAATCCGAAG GATCTGTCAACAGTGGTACCTAATCTTGATCCAGCTGGTATTGATCTTCTTAAT AAAATGCTTTGCTTGGACCCTAGCAAAAGAATTACAGCCAGGAATGCACTGGAACATGAATACTTCAAGGACATTGGTTTTGTACCCTGA